From the Plodia interpunctella isolate USDA-ARS_2022_Savannah chromosome 5, ilPloInte3.2, whole genome shotgun sequence genome, one window contains:
- the LOC135309723 gene encoding uncharacterized protein LOC135309723, which yields MKLAAISWWEVTLLITVLGQTNIKMNKVDVDLNLYFNALNKIADFFSIHRYYLNTIAHFGLFVSQVNMKKVLIEEDSRLPASIKIRLNTLVYKMDDLIRTAESIARNNPNPAEAIFVRNILSLFTNETQWMTQMGQFHRKKSRLLTYNYNTEHVKTLYRNWRSYLRSIDPLEGTPTPEQSDACLANLSTINPVNNYHRNKKCNLPSICQKFTISGSNNGYGLTHRLLFLQMARFGRRCHVISKADDKYLRKEFCERCYAEGMYIDFNDFKAFDLFLEQIFLCTLEGHSQFIRHDWLMQILRWQVDEGCFPDVDEEDQETKDTNLNGRFSMLEGRCNGHTTVLAAGVLASAIRFLLENSY from the exons ATGAAGTTAGCAGCGATAAGCTGGTGGGAGGTCACTCTTCTCATAACTGTTTTAGGTCAaaccaatataaaaatgaacaaaGTCGATGTTGATctaaatttgtatttcaatGCTTTGAATAAGATCGCagatttttttagtattcatagatattatttgaatactaTAGCTCATTTTGGATTATTTGTATCACAAG TGAATAtgaaaaaagtattaataGAGGAGGATAGTCGTTTACCAGCTTCAATTAAAATCAGACTGAAtacattggtatacaaaatgGACGACCTTATTAGGACAGCTGAAAGTATAGCGAGAAATAACCCCAATCCGGCAGAAGCAATTTTTGTTAGAAATA ttttgtcattatttacTAATGAAACTCAATGGATGACACAGATGGGACAATTTCACCGTAAAAAATCAAGACTGTTAACTTACAACTACAACACGGAGCATGTAAAAACACTTTATCGAAACTGGCGAAGTTATCTCCGATCCATTGATCCATTAGAAGGAACACCAACACCAGAGCAGTCTG ACGCATGCCTGGCAAACTTGAGCACAATAAATCCAGTCAATAATTATCATCGTAACAAAAAGTGCAATCTTCCTTCGATTTGTCAGAAGTTTACAATATCTGGCTCCAATAACGGATATGGATTGACTCACAG GTTGCTTTTTCTACAAATGGCTCGTTTTGGACGTCGCTGCCACGTGATATCCAAAGCAGACgacaaatatttaagaaaagagTTCTGTGAACGTTGTTACGCCGAAGGCATGTATATAGATTTTAACGATTTCAAGGCTTTTGACTTATTTTTGGAGCAAA TCTTCCTGTGCACTCTCGAGGGGCATTCTCAGTTCATCAGACATGATTGGCTCATGCAAATTCTTCGGTGGCAAGTCGACGAGGGCTGCTTCCCAGACGTAGATGAGGAGGACCAGGAGACGAAGGACACCAATCTTAACGGGAGATTCTCCATGCTCGAAGGGAGATGTAACGGCCACACTACGGTACTAGCTGCTGGAGTGCTAGCCTCAGCGATCCGGTTTTTATTGGAGAACTCCTATTGA
- the Txl gene encoding thioredoxin-like protein 1 — protein sequence MGLATIVENEAHFQSEMANAGTKLVVVDFTATWCPPCQRIAPFFEQLPAKFPRAVFLKVDVDRCAETASAQGISAMPTFVFYRNRTRIDRLQGADPGTLESKVRQYYGTEDAGEEDSAVAGHMDLGTFITKSECECLNEADDHPMMHALTSAGGYLASDCDEQLIINIAFNQLVKLHSLKIKAPADKGPKFVKLFINQPRTLDFDQAAGNASVQDLELSPNDLEGNPIPLKFVKFQNVQNIQLFIKDNQSGGEVTQIDHLAFYGSPISTTNMGEFKRVAGKKGESH from the exons ATGGGTTTAGCTACCATTGTTGAAAATGAAGCTCATTTTCAGTCTGAAATGGCTAATGCGGGTACAAAGCTAGTAGTGGTGGACTTTACCGCTACTTG GTGTCCACCATGCCAAAGGATTGCACCGTTTTTTGAACAATTACCTGCGAAGTTTCCAAGAGCGGTATTTCTCAAAGTTGACGTGGATAGATGTGCAGAGACGGCCAGCGCCCAAGGCATCTCAGCGATGCCTACTTTCGTTTTTTACAGAAACAGA ACAAGGATTGATCGGCTACAGGGTGCTGATCCTGGAACTTTAGAAAGCAAAGTTAGACAGTACTATGGTACAGAAGATGCTGGTGAAGAAGACAGTGCTGTCGCTGGACAT ATGGATTTGGGGACATTCATCACAAAGAGTGAATGTGAATGCTTGAATGAAGCTGATGATCACCCCATGATGCATGCTCTGACCAGTGCTGGAGGATATCTTGCAAGTGACTGTGATGAACAACTTATCATAAATATAGCTTTCAATCag TTGGTGAAACTCCATTCTCTAAAGATCAAAGCTCCAGCTGACAAGGGACCTAAGTTTGTGAAACTGTTCATCAACCAGCCAAGGACGCTGGACTTTGACCAGGCAGCTGGGAATGCATCTGTACAAGACTTGGA ATTATCTCCTAATGATCTAGAAGGCAATCCCATTCCTCTCAAATTTGTGAAGTTCCAGAATGTTCAGAACATACAGTTGTTCATAAAGGACAATCAGTCTGGCGGAGAGGTGACACAGATAGATCATCTGGCCTTCTATGGCTCTCCAATTTCCACTACAAATATGGGAGAGTTCAAGCGTGTTGCAGGCAAGAAAGGTGAAAGCCATTAG